The Pontibacter sp. SGAir0037 DNA segment TGGAGTAACGGATGCGGGCACCGGCTTTAATCAGAATAGTTTCTCCTGCTTTCACTTCTACTTCTTCGCCATCTATTTCTATTAATTTCCGGCCACTGATAACGATCGTTATCTCATCAAATTCAGGAGTTTGATGCGGTTCTCCCCAATGTGGCGGAGCAATCATGTGTGCCACGCTAAAACCTCCTGTTTGTGTGGAGGCATGGCCAAAATGCTCTTCTATTAACTTATTGTCCGGCGTTGGTACCCGGAATGGTTTGGTCTGTTTAAAATATTTCTTTTCGCTCATTACTTAGAAGTTTGAGTGTTGCATTCTCCTTTTTGGTAAGAAGTAACACCTGCTTTTTCTGCTTCGCAGGAGTTGCCGTATGTTTTACCGTCGCAGCCACAAACAGGGTCATACACCATGATACAGGCTGCGTCAGGGTTT contains these protein-coding regions:
- a CDS encoding cupin domain-containing protein, with protein sequence MSEKKYFKQTKPFRVPTPDNKLIEEHFGHASTQTGGFSVAHMIAPPHWGEPHQTPEFDEITIVISGRKLIEIDGEEVEVKAGETILIKAGARIRYSNPYNEETEYWSICIPAFDINTVNREDG
- a CDS encoding kazal domain protein translates to MKKATAGILLLFTSSFLSCKNAEAPDCIDTSKVNPDAACIMVYDPVCGCDGKTYGNSCEAEKAGVTSYQKGECNTQTSK